A window of the Zeugodacus cucurbitae isolate PBARC_wt_2022May chromosome 2, idZeuCucr1.2, whole genome shotgun sequence genome harbors these coding sequences:
- the LOC105213672 gene encoding venom protease isoform X1: MKVLVKYLPHLIFLIFTLVITVQAKEKLKDEGEPCECKFENCTCKTFSNCDVLSQEGDISYCNRRRGIVCCPEEPNYIINIPPVLKSELACERYTKMTSKECPQKFITGGERAKLKEFPPAALLGNFNPTTNETKWFCGGTLISERFVLTASHCAFGGDINIVRLGDVDFSTTKDDGGVQQFSVSRAISHSRYNRTKYYDIMLLELNGTVTFTDYVQPACILTSNFMAYNKDEYWAVGWGYTGESEEMSPQLRRVLLNKMDNDNCTQISNIIHDLQRGLRDRIQFCLHGETTDTCKGDSGGPILIKFPHYLEYKCLYMVAGVISLGQQKCGEQDIPSINTNVTTFVDFIEFHVWPNKN, from the exons ATGAAAGTACTAGTGAAATATTTGCCGCACTTGATCTTCCTCATCTTCACATTAGTGATAACAGTACAAGCAAAAGAGAAATTAAAAGATG aaGGCGAGccatgcgaatgtaagtttgagAACTGCACTTGTAAAACATTCAGTAATTGCGACGTGCTGAGCCAAGAGGGTGATATATCATATTGTAATAGAAGAAGGGGTATCGTTTGCTGTCCCGAAGAGCCTAACTACATAATCAATATCCCTCCAGTATTGAAGTCAGAATTGG CCTGTGAAAGATACACGAAAATGACATCTAAAGAATGTCCCCAAAAATTTATAACGGGCGGAGAAAGAGCTAAATTGAAGGAATTTCCACCAGCTGCTTTGCTAGGCAACTTCAACCCTACGACTAACGAAACTAAATGGTTCTGTGGCGGTACGCTGATAAGTGAACGCTTCGTTTTGACTGCGAGTCACTGTGCATTTGG TGGTGACATAAATATTGTTCGACTTGGCGATGTGGACTTCAGCACCACGAAAGATGATGGGGGAGTCCAGCAGTTCTCAGTAAGTAGAGCGATATCGCACTCGAGATACAACCGTACAAAGTACTACGATATAATGTTGTTGGAATTGAATGGCACAGTCACTTTCACCGACTATGTTCAACCCGCTTGTATACTCACATCAAATTTTATGGCATACAACAAAGACGAGTATTGGGCCGTTGGTTGGGGTTACACTGGCGAATCGGAGGAAATGTCTCCACAATTGCGTCGCGTcctattaaataaaatggacAATGACAATTGTACTcagatttcaaatataattcatGATTTGCAACGCGGTCTTCGTGATCGTATACAATTTTGTCTGCACGGAGAAACCACGGATACGTGCAAAGGTGACTCCGGTGGACCTATACTTATAAAATTTCCTCACTATCTGGaatacaaatgtttgtatatgGTCGCCGGGGTAATATCGTTAGGCCAGCAAAAATGTGGTGAACAGGATATACCAagtataaatacaaatgttaCAACTTTTGTGGATTTCATCGAATTTCATGTGTggccaaataaaaattaa